The Brachyspira aalborgi genome has a segment encoding these proteins:
- a CDS encoding ATP/GTP-binding protein: protein MKSKRITIICGHYGSGKTTFSINYALYLRNQTSKDIYIADLDVVNPYFRSREHFDYLKDKNIKVIGSYLPQSGADLPAVSAEVYTLFDNKNIIGIVDMGGNSAGSLSFATFRDNVDIEETDIIFILNANREENSTLEFALGHFNSIESTLGLKITGIVNNTHLMNDTTIEDINKGELISSELSKEKNIPVKFTCVNMDFFDNNPNIKTKYDLFLIGYDIKTVTNII, encoded by the coding sequence ATGAAAAGTAAAAGAATTACTATAATATGCGGACATTACGGTTCGGGGAAAACCACATTTTCCATAAATTATGCTCTTTATTTGAGAAATCAAACGAGTAAAGATATTTATATTGCAGATTTGGATGTTGTAAATCCTTATTTTCGTTCAAGAGAACATTTTGATTATTTGAAAGATAAAAATATAAAAGTTATTGGAAGTTATTTGCCTCAATCGGGAGCGGATTTGCCCGCGGTTTCTGCAGAAGTATATACTCTATTTGATAACAAAAATATTATAGGAATTGTAGATATGGGCGGAAATTCTGCGGGAAGTTTATCGTTTGCAACTTTTAGAGATAATGTCGATATTGAAGAAACGGATATTATATTTATTCTAAATGCCAATAGAGAAGAGAATTCTACTTTAGAATTTGCTTTAGGACATTTTAATAGTATAGAATCTACATTAGGATTAAAGATTACGGGAATTGTAAATAATACGCATTTAATGAACGATACTACTATTGAAGATATTAATAAAGGAGAATTGATATCAAGCGAATTATCGAAAGAAAAAAATATTCCCGTAAAATTCACATGCGTAAATATGGATTTTTTCGATAATAATCCTAATATTAAAACTAAATACGATTTATTTTTAATAGGTTATGATATAAAAACTGTGACAAATATTATATAA